In the Daphnia pulicaria isolate SC F1-1A chromosome 2, SC_F0-13Bv2, whole genome shotgun sequence genome, one interval contains:
- the LOC124327723 gene encoding alpha-(1,3)-fucosyltransferase C-like, whose protein sequence is MMSFIRSRMLSFSNGYFVFSYRHFNTTPTETTETIEIKTSDQHKIRQINETKTILVWNAAERAEVRIFGKGKDVFANQNCTYTRCEIVDNRMERPLEHYDAIVVVFNSEFTSANQVKMPRFQYERKKSQRLVFFTQEPPIALLPHYNMGQLTHFFNWTMTYRMDADIRLLYGRIIPKEKAPRTLEEVKQLREKAHDSMVKPRHNKTKTIAWMVTHCDTHGQREAYIEELVKYIDVDVYGPCGTLSCPRHSIYISVPSCYDLLESTYKFYLSFEKTICPDYVTENFFKTLRRNIVPIVYGGADYTQHAPPHSYIDARKFKPKELAGFLKILDENDDLYNEYFWWKDYYSVESTLEERSRHAFCDLCQKLHEAKDGDYQSYPDMDSQWGNGNQCQTFYPTWL, encoded by the exons ATGATGTCGTTCATTCGATCACGAATGTTGTCGTTCTCGAACG GGTATTTCGTGTTTAGTTATCGTCACTTTAACACTACACCAACAGAAACAACAgaaacaatagaaatcaaaacaaGTGATCAGCACAAAATCCGTCAgataaacgaaacgaaaacgaTTTTAGTGTGGAATGCTGCGGAACGAGCGGAAGTGCGAATCTTTGGTAAGGGCAAAGACGTATTTGCCAATCAAAACTGCACTTACACTCGATGCGAAATTGTCGATAACCGAATGGAGCGTCCCCTCGAACATTACGACGCAATCGTCGTGGTATTCAATAGCGAATTCACATCTGCCAATCAAGTAAAGATGCCCAGGTTTCAGTACGAGCGAAAGAAAAGTCAACGCCTCGTCTTCTTCACCCAGGAACCTCCCATAGCGCTGCTCCCTCATTACAACATGGGTCAattaacacattttttcaattggaCAATGACGTACAGAATGGACGCCGATATTCGTTTACTATACGGCCGGATTATCCCGAAAGAAAAGGCTCCCAGGACGTTAGAAGAGGTGAAACAATTGAGAGAAAAGGCTCATGATTCTATGGTTAAACCACGTCACAACAAGACGAAAACAATCGCCTGGATGGTCACCCATTGCGATACTCACGGTCAAAGAGAAGCTTACATCGAAGAGCTAGTCAAATACATCGACGTCGATGTGTATGGGCCTTGCGGGACCTTGTCTTGTCCTCGTCACAGTATCTACATTTCAGTCCCATCGTGCTATGATTTACTAGAGTCAACCTACAAATTCTACTTGTCATTCGAAAAAACCATTTGTCCAGATTACGTCACTGAAAATTTCTTCAAAACTCTGCGTCGAAACATAGTCCCGATCGTCTACGGAGGAGCCGACTACACCCAACACGCACCGCCCCATTCGTACATCGACGCCCGCAAATTCAAACCGAAAGAGTTGgcgggatttttaaaaatactcgACGAAAACGACGACCTCTACAACGAGTATTTCTGGTGGAAAGATTATTATAGCGTGGAGTCCACACTGGAGGAGAGAAGTCGTCACGCCTTTTGTGATTTGTGTCAAAAACTGCACGAGGCCAAAGATGGTGACTACCAATCTTATCCGGATATGGATTCTCAATGGGGCAATGGCAACCAATGTCAAACGTTTTATCCTACTTGGctttaa
- the LOC124326138 gene encoding prolyl 4-hydroxylase subunit alpha-2-like: MGFLVIHQFYFTVLIISIARNPRVYGDMYTASADLTSVFRLEQQIVDVLGELVSKTEAQLAVIRKYLKDYEQSVVKEKMANEEEFMEHLTGNPIHAYRLMKRLCFDWETVEKEIKVDNWQDAVSQLERVRLNERFPKEEDLFGATSALVRLQDTYELNMTELVRGNLWGRQTHAELTALDCLFMGKHAFNDGAYARAVEWFEESYILAGMENNETIKQDHIAEIIQYAIDKHDDNLQEAQQNAPMSVLSDSSSFRLPLKEKPAIAQRSEMIRSRKYDEDDFAKFNALCRGEKLLSEDSLAQLKCWFDSRRQPYLLLMPIKVEKHSIEPEIYTFHDVLSDEEIKTVKELATPLLSRAKVLGKEPRSEMIFSSLRTSKTAWIADEVHPLMDRLSRRISLITGLKTNSSRGDAEILQVANYGIGGHYSPHHDYLLKSKTDAEMEKLSPRDKAMGDRIATFMFYLNDVERGGSTAFPRAGVSVRPVRGGAAFWYNLKRNGLGNPDTLHGACPVLLGHKWVSNKWIRETVQTFNRGCLTDPTK; the protein is encoded by the exons atGGGCTTTCTTGTAATCCATCAGTTTTACTTCACCGTTCTAATAATTTCGATAGCAAGAAATCCACGTGTTTATGGGGACATGTACACCGCGTCAGCCGATTTGACAAGTGTCTTCCGTCTTGAACAACAAATAGTCGATGTCCTTGGAGAACTTGTATCCAAAACAGAAGCACAATTAGCAGTCATTCGCAA GTACCTTAAGGATTACGAGCAAAGCGTCGTCAAGGAGAAGATGGCCAACGAAGAAGAGTTTATGGAACACTTGACTGGAAATCCAATTCACGCTTATCGATTGATGAAGCGACTTTGTTTCGATTGGGAAACAGTcgagaaggaaataaaagtTGACAACTGGCAAG ACGCAGTAAGTCAACTGGAACGCGTTCGATTGAACGAAAGATTCCCAAAGGAAGAGGATTTATTCGGTGCTACATCTGCCCTAGTTCGGCTGCAAGATACATACGAACTGAACATGACTGAACTGGTCAGAGGAAACTTATGGGGCCGGCAAACTCACGCAG AACTGACTGCTCTAGATTGTTTATTTATGGGCAAACATGCATTTAACGACGGAGCTTACGCTCGGGCAGTTGAGTGGTTTGAAGAATCTTACATCTTAGCCGGAATGGAAAACAATGAAACCATCAAACAGGATCATATTGCGGAAATTATTCAATACGCTATCGACAAG CACGACGACAATTTGCAAGAAGCCCAACAAAATGCACCAATGTCCGTCCTATCCGATTCCAGCTCATTCCGACTGCCTTTGAAAGAGAAACCAGCCATCGCCCAGCGGAGTGAAATGATCCGCAGCCGCAAGTACGACGAGGATGACTTTGCAAAATTTAACGCCCTTTGTCGGGGTGAAAAGCTTTTG AGCGAAGACAGCCTAGCGCAACTTAAATGCTGGTTTGACTCTCGCCGCCAGCCATATCTCCTCCTCATGCCAATTAAAGTTGAGAAGCATTCCATCGAGCCGGAAATTTACACCTTTCATGATGTTCTGAGTGatgaagaaatcaaaacagTCAAAGAATTGGCCACTCCTTTG TTGTCGAGAGCTAAAGTTTTGGGGAAAGAGCCGAGATCGGAAATGATCTTCTCCAGCCTTAGGACTTCTAAGACGGCCTGGATTGCGGATGAAGTTCATCCTTTGATGGATAGACTCTCCCGAAGGATTTCCCTCATTACCGGTTTAAAAACCAATTCTTCGCGCGGCGATGCAGAGATCCTTCAG GTGGCTAATTATGGAATTGGTGGACATTACTCTCCTCATCACGACTACCTGTTGAAAAGCAAAACAGATGCAGAA ATGGAGAAACTCTCTCCCCGGGATAAGGCTATGGGCGATAGGATCGCCACTTTCATGTTTTAC CTCAACGATGTAGAGCGAGGAGGGTCAACTGCATTCCCGCGGGCGGGTGTTTCTGTCAGACCCGTCCGAGGCGGAGCCGCATTTTGGTACAATTTGAAACGTAACGGATTAGGTAATCCCGATACACTTCATGGAGCTTGCCCTGTCCTTTTGGGTCACAAGTGGG TTAGCAACAAATGGATTCGAGAAACAGTTCAGACGTTCAACAGAGGCTGCCTAACTGATCCGACAAAATAA
- the LOC124326245 gene encoding alpha-(1,3)-fucosyltransferase C-like, producing MFQIGHQKVTCLIVTAFLLKIGLQFYLDDTKQIVDVDQPTSKSANNVINERYQIFESYFRDSLSDIDPPFKRILFWNDVYGSKDYGIGIGRDAMKKSGCPVWQCETSDNRSDVMEYDAVVFHLRTWTINDLPERRSQNQRYVLWSLESAAWFADTIRMTNFFNWTMTYRWDSDIVGPYGYIVPTGDVALHPSEDEMKFYLSKPTPVNYAKGKTKMAAWFVSNCNSASSRNEMVKILRKYIDVDVYGNCETLKCPKADTVNDSSEDCRQMAANKYKFYLSLENSLCRDYITEKFFGMMHHPIIPIVFSLHEDHELIAPTHSFINAAKFENMNKLADYLIMLDNNDTLYNEYFWWKPHFQVRDSPKYTSKGMCHLCAALHNTTMPRKFYPSMTDWWEKEMCIISPQIA from the exons ATGTTCCAAATTGGTCATCAGAAAGTTACTTGTTTAATCGTGACGGCTTTCCTGTTAAAAATTGGACTGCAGTTCTACTTGGACGACACAAAGCAAATTGTTGACGTGGATCAACCAACATCGAAATCGGCCAATAACGTCATCAACGAGCGCTATCAAATATTTGAGAGTTATTTCCGCGATTCCCTTTCGGATATTGACCCACCATTCAAGCGGATACTATTTTGGAATGAT GTTTATGGGAGCAAAGATTACGGAATTGGCATCGGCCGCGACGCCATGAAGAAATCAGGATGCCCAGTTTGGCAGTGTGAAACTTCGGATAACCGAAGTGACGTCATGGAATACGACGCCGTGGTGTTTCACCTTCGCACCTGGACAATTAATGACCTGCCAGAACGTAGATCACAAAATCAGCGCTACGTTCTTTGGAGCTTGGAATCGGCTGCGTGGTTCGCCGATACGATCCGAATGACGAATTTCTTCAACTGGACCATGACTTACCGTTGGGACTCGGATATCGTAGGTCCTTACGGTTACATAGTACCAACTGGAGACGTCGCTCTTCATCCCAGTGAAGACGAAATGAAATTCTATTTGTCTAAACCTACACCAGTCAACTACGCCAAgggaaaaacgaaaatggCTGCTTGGTTTGTTTCAAACTGTAACTCTGCGAGCAGTCGGAATGAGATGGTCAAAATTCTTCGAAAATATATTGACGTCGATGTGTACGGTAACTGTGAGACATTAAAGTGCCCCAAGGCAGATACTGTGAATGACTCTAGCGAGGATTGTCGACAAATGGCTGCCAATAAATACAAGTTTTATTTGTCCCTAGAAAATTCGCTGTGCCGAGATTACATCACTGAaaa GTTCTTCGGCATGATGCACCACCCGATAATACCAATCGTTTTCAGCCTTCATGAAGACCACGAATTAATAGCTCCGACGCATTCTTTCATCAACGCcgccaaatttgaaaacatgAATAAGCTGGCTGATTATCTGATCATGCTCGACAACAACGACACGCTGTACAACGAATATTTTTGGTGGAAGCCTCATTTCCAAGTGCGCGACAGCCCAAAGTACACTAGTAAAGGAATGTGCCATTTATGTGCTGCTCTCCATAACACGACGATGCCAAGGAAATTCTATCCCAGCATGACCGACtggtgggaaaaagaaatgtgcatTATTTCTCCGCAAATCGCATAA
- the LOC124327724 gene encoding alpha-(1,3)-fucosyltransferase C-like, whose translation MCQIGRKKLLCFLVTGFLFKIGLQFYLDGPKQIADVDQPTPKSANNVINERYQLFESYFHDSFSDIDPPFKRILFWNDAYGGKDYGIGIGRDVMKKSGCPVWQCETSDNRSDVLEYDAIVFHLRSWTINDLPDRRSQNQRYVFWSLESAAWLMYADTTRMANFFNWTMTYRWDSDIMGPYGYIAPTGDVPLHPSEDEIKFYLSKPTPVNYAKGKTKMAAWFVSNCNPLSSRNEMVKILQKYIDVDVYGNCGTMTCPRESSASCQETAAKKYKFYLSLENSLCRDYITEKFFGMMHHPIIPIVFSLHEDHELIAPTHSFINAAKFENMNKLADYLIMLDNNDTLYNEYFWWKPHFQVRDSPKYTSKGMCHLCAALHNTTMPMKFYPSMTDWWEKQSTCIFFPQIA comes from the exons ATGTGTCAAATTGGCCGTAAGAAACTCCTTTGCTTCCTCGTGACGGGCTTCCTGTTCAAAATTGGATTGCAGTTCTACTTGGACGGCCCAAAGCAAATTGCTGATGTGGATCAACCAACACCGAAATCGGCCAATAATGTTATCAACGAGCGCTATCAATTATTTGAGAGTTATTTCCACGATTCTTTTTCGGATATTGACCCACCATTCAAGCGGATACTATTTTGGAATGAC GCTTATGGGGGCAAGGATTACGGAATTGGGATCGGCCGTGATGTCATGAAGAAATCAGGATGCCCAGTCTGGCAGTGTGAAACTTCGGATAACCGCAGTGACGTCCTGGAATACGACGCCATAGTGTTTCACCTTCGCTCCTGGACAATTAATGACTTGCCGGACCGTAGATCACAAAATCAGCGCTATGTATTCTGGAGCTTGGAATCGGCTGCGTGGCTTATGTATGCCGACACGACTAGAATGGCGAATTTCTTCAACTGGACCATGACGTACCGTTGGGACTCAGATATCATGGGTCCTTATGGTTACATTGCACCAACTGGAGACGTTCCTCTACATCCCAGTgaagatgaaataaaattctatTTGTCTAAACCCACACCAGTCAACTACGCCAagggtaaaacaaaaatggccgcttgGTTTGTTTCAAACTGTAACCCTCTGAGCAGTCGGAATGAGATggtcaaaattcttcaaaaatatattgacGTCGATGTGTACGGTAACTGTGGGACGATGACGTGTCCTAGGGAGTCCAGTGCGAGTTGTCAAGAAACGGCAGCCAAGAAATACAAGTTTTATTTGTCCCTAGAAAATTCGCTTTGCCGAGATTACATCACTGAAAA GTTCTTCGGCATGATGCACCACCCGATAATACCGATCGTTTTCAGCCTTCACGAAGACCACGAATTAATAGCTCCGACGCATTCGTTCATCAACGCcgccaaatttgaaaacatgAATAAACTGGCTGATTATCTGATCATGCTCGACAACAACGACACGCTGTACAACGAATATTTTTGGTGGAAGCCTCATTTCCAAGTGCGCGACAGCCCAAAGTACACTAGTAAAGGAATGTGCCATTTATGTGCTGCTCTCCATAATACGACAATGCCAATGAAATTCTATCCCAGCATGACCGACTGGTGGGAAAAACAATCAACATGCATATTTTTTCCGCAAATCGCATAA
- the LOC124326223 gene encoding beta-1,3-galactosyltransferase 5-like has product MNNESYFRVKHLKILRKQKFNAQHSVLGLLFFTSSVCYFFFISSQSTNVFHQQNSNKSNAGEITIDRGLYDYLAFHLRDTPYDGVANYTRFMITALGLKGLHGVEPLVAGMGLVINDITSFKYPLSISPCRQQDTAGNANSRSLLISIISAPDNFEKRQTIRRTWSNHLTNQTNIHRLLEIVGFGFVIGLTNNSLVQQKIEEESERYGDILKINVIDKYVKLSVKVAGLINWVSAYCQRVDFVLKVDDDVYVNVHNLATVLHSLPPSERSVYGHTAGGNHPSRTEGKWATSFENWPWYQFPTYFQGAGIVIAGSAVRSLLSAIQTTPYFIWDDMYLIGLCAVKAGLKIRTSNRIFFDVPENYADPCFVHFAVMWSTQSADWMRSSNKVCQNYYRNPRAAYCVVDNQIQLVNGPASASEFSFGFLDHN; this is encoded by the exons ATGAATAACGAATCCTATTTCCGTGTAAAACATTTGAAGATATTACGGAAACAAAAGTTCAATGCCCAACACAGTGTCttggggttgttgtttttcacgaGCAgtgtttgttatttcttctttatcaGCAGCCAGTCGACGAACGTGTTTCACCAACAG AATTCCAACAAATCAAATGCTGGTGAAATAACCATCGATCGAGGTCTGTACGACTACCTGGCGTTCCATTTACGCGACACTCCGTACGACGGCGTCGCTAATTACACTCGATTCATGATAACCGCCTTGGGTTTAAAAGGATTGCATGGCGTCGAACCCCTGGTCGCCGGCATGGGACTAGTTATCAACGATATTACCTCGTTCAAGTATCCGCTCAGTATCAGCCCTTGTCGCCAGCAGGACACAGCCGGAAATGCAAACAGTCGCAGCCTTTTGATATCCATCATTTCCGCTCCGGATAACTTTGAGAAACGTCAAACGATTCGTCGGACGTGGTCGAACCATTTGACCAATCAGACCAACATTCACAGACTATTAGAAATTGTCGGATTCGGTTTCGTAATAGGCTTAACAAACAATTCTTTGGTTCAGCAAAAGATTGAAGAGGAAAGTGAGAGATATGGtgacattttgaaaatcaacGTTATTGACAAGTACGTTAAGTTGTCAGTTAAAGTGGCGGGTCTCATCAACTGGGTCAGCGCTTATTGTCAACGAGTGGATTTCGTACTGAAGGTGGACGACGACGTCTACGTGAACGTTCATAATTTGGCTACGGTTCTCCACTCTCTTCCGCCATCCGAACGCAGCGTCTACGGCCACACTGCCGGAGGAAATCATCCGTCCCGAACCGAAG GTAAATGGGCAACAAGCTTTGAAAATTGGCCGTGGTACCAATTTCCGACGTATTTTCAAGGAGCGGGAATCGTCATCGCCGGTAGTGCCGTTCGTTCGCTACTCTCGGCCATCCAAACCACGCCTTATTTCATTTGGGACGACATGTATCTCATTGGACTCTGCGCTGTCAAAGCTGGGCTAAAAATCCGCACATCCAACCG AATTTTCTTCGATGTGCCGGAAAATTATGCTGATCCGTGCTTCGTGCACTTTGCAGTGATGTGGTCAACCCAGTCGGCAGATTGGATGCGCTCGTCGAACAAAGTTTGCCAGAATTATTACCGCAATCCTAGAGCCGCTTATTGCGTCGTCGACAACCAAATTCAACTTGTGAATGGCCCGGCCTCTGCGTCTGAATTTTCCTTCGGTTTTCTTGACCACAACTGA
- the LOC124326478 gene encoding collagen alpha-1(I) chain-like isoform X1, with product MSSPSLDLLLILLIVCVSLSAVRPALLPHSPVSEDNPTTPTTRENNQTDDSTTIFDFVMNYQALPVIALYRTNQKAVLDGNLASGVDEDFGTDNGIFKPANIPWPDIYSRQGRPFFNFLPGLVRGPPGPPGEKGDVGPTGPKGETGSKGETGAAGAKGEAGSPGEKGEAGVVGPGDKGPVGDQGPTGDQGPTGDQGPTGDQGPVGDKGPTGDQGDKGPPGDQGDKGPTGDQGDKGPPGDQGPSGV from the exons ATGAGTAGCCCATCACTTGACTTGCTTCTCATCTTGTTAATCGTCTGTGTGAGTCTATCAGCCGTTCGGCCTGCCTTATTGCCACACTCTCCAGTGTCTGAAGATAATCCTACTACTCCAACAACCCGAG AGAATAACCAGACGGATGATTCCACTACCATCTTCGACTTCGTGATGAATTATCAAGCATTGCCAGTTATTGCTTTGTATCGAACGAACCAAAAAGCAGTACTTGATGGAAACCTTGCTTCTGGAGTCGACGAGGATTTTGGGACAGATAATGGAATTTTCAAACCCGCCAATATTCCGTGGCCTGATATCTATTCCCGTCAAGGTCGTCCATTCTTTAACTTTCTGCCAGGCCTTGTAAGGGGTCCTCCAG GTCCACCTGGAGAGAAAGGTGACGTCGGACCAACGGGCCCAAAAGGCGAAACTGGATCGAAAGGTGAAACTGGCGCGGCTGGTGCAAAGGGTGAGGCCGGTTCACCTGGTGAGAAAGGCGAAGCTGGTGTTGTCGGGCCAGGCGATAAAGGACCTGTCGGAGATCAAGGACCAACTGGGGATCAAGGACCAACTGGGGATCAAGGACCAACTGGGGATCAAGGACCTGTTGGAGACAAAGGGCCGACTGGAGACCAAGGAGACAAAGGACCACCTGGTGATCAAGGCGATAAAGGACCTACCGGAGATCAAGGTGATAAAGGCCCTCCTGGCGACCAAGGACCCTCTGGAGTCTAA
- the LOC124327722 gene encoding alpha-(1,3)-fucosyltransferase C-like — protein MKNTCHQRILSAVKTKKSLVIFALTNLVFLLQLYTPVEYSVFDTFSKITGLNNNRKNKTILIWNSPQILDTAPFGLGHEPFIAHGCEISDCIVFDQPSIKPLEEYDAILVHVHELWKTRMPDFHRQKHQRFVFLTQESPNSMHTIDVTKMGNLFNWTMSYKLNSDVQLLYGRIHPESTAPKTLEETHRMTEAMHLPSARNYAANKTRLVVWMASHCATNSLRETYVKELSKYIPVDIYGGCGNLSCPHSKKKYVSDPKCYEMMETKYKFYLSFENSICNDYVTEKFFEIMNHNMVPIVYGGANYSQFTPHHSYINALDFTPEKLAQYLLLLDANDNFYNECFWWKDHYRVESGVKQMAQHAFCDLCKKLHQEESVTKFYPELVSQWHPKTQCRDFSSWEKSTTTSSILLP, from the coding sequence atgaaaaacactTGCCATCAAAGAATTTTATCCGCAgtgaaaacgaagaaatcgCTGGTGATATTTGCGCTAACAAATTTGGTCTTCCTACTTCAGCTGTACACACCTGTCGAGTATTCCGTTTTCGACACCTTCTCGAAAATAACCGGATTGAACAATAATcgcaaaaacaaaacgattTTAATTTGGAACAGCCCTCAAATTCTGGACACCGCCCCGTTTGGCTTGGGTCACGAGCCTTTCATCGCACACGGGTGCGAAATCTCAGATTGTATCGTCTTTGACCAGCCATCGATTAAGCCTCTAGAAGAATACGATGCCATCCTAGTACATGTGCATGAACTGTGGAAGACTCGCATGCCAGATTTCCATAGGCAAAAGCATCAGCGTTTCGTTTTTCTAACCCAAGAATCGCCCAACTCGATGCACACAATTGACGTTACCAAAATGGGGAATTTGTTTAATTGGACAATGAGCTACAAATTAAATTCGGACGTCCAGCTGCTTTACGGTCGCATCCATCCGGAATCGACAGCTCCGAAAACACTCGAGGAGACGCACCGGATGACTGAAGCGATGCATCTCCCATCCGCCAGGAATTACGCGGCCAATAAAACTCGGCTGGTCGTCTGGATGGCATctcattgcgccacaaacagTTTACGAGAAACGTACGTTAAAGAACTGAGCAAATACATTCCGGTTGATATTTACGGCGGATGCGGCAATTTGAGTTGCCCTcacagcaaaaaaaagtacGTGTCTGATCCTAAATGCTACGAAATGATGGAAACGAAGTACAAATTCTACTTGTCATTTGAAAATTCCATCTGCAACGATTACGTGACGGAGAAATTCTTTGAAATCATGAACCACAACATGGTCCCTATCGTTTACGGTGGGGCCAATTacagccaattcacaccccaTCATTCGTACATCAACGCCCTGGATTTTACACCGGAGAAACTGGCCCAGTACCTGCTGTTGCTCGACGCCAACGACAATTTTTACAACGAATGTTTCTGGTGGAAGGATCACTATCGAGTGGAAAGCGGAGTGAAGCAAATGGCGCAACACGCTTTCTGCGATCTCTGCAAGAAACTTCACCAGGAAGAGAGTGTAACCAAATTCTACCCCGAATTAGTGTCGCAATGGCACCCAAAAACACAGTGTAGAGATTTTAGTTCTTGGGAGAAAAGTACAACTACATCATCTATACTTCTGCCATAG
- the LOC124326478 gene encoding collectin-12-like isoform X2 — protein MSSPSLDLLLILLIVCVSLSAVRPALLPHSPVSEDNPTTPTTRENNQTDDSTTIFDFVMNYQALPVIALYRTNQKAVLDGNLASGVDEDFGTDNGIFKPANIPWPDIYSRQGRPFFNFLPGLVRGPPGPPGEKGDVGPTGPKGETGSKGETGAAGAKGEAGSPGEKGEAGVVGPGDKGPVGDQGPTGDQGPVGDKGPTGDQGDKGPPGDQGDKGPTGDQGDKGPPGDQGPSGV, from the exons ATGAGTAGCCCATCACTTGACTTGCTTCTCATCTTGTTAATCGTCTGTGTGAGTCTATCAGCCGTTCGGCCTGCCTTATTGCCACACTCTCCAGTGTCTGAAGATAATCCTACTACTCCAACAACCCGAG AGAATAACCAGACGGATGATTCCACTACCATCTTCGACTTCGTGATGAATTATCAAGCATTGCCAGTTATTGCTTTGTATCGAACGAACCAAAAAGCAGTACTTGATGGAAACCTTGCTTCTGGAGTCGACGAGGATTTTGGGACAGATAATGGAATTTTCAAACCCGCCAATATTCCGTGGCCTGATATCTATTCCCGTCAAGGTCGTCCATTCTTTAACTTTCTGCCAGGCCTTGTAAGGGGTCCTCCAG GTCCACCTGGAGAGAAAGGTGACGTCGGACCAACGGGCCCAAAAGGCGAAACTGGATCGAAAGGTGAAACTGGCGCGGCTGGTGCAAAGGGTGAGGCCGGTTCACCTGGTGAGAAAGGCGAAGCTGGTGTTGTCGGGCCAGGCGATAAAGGACCTGTCGGAGATCAAG GACCAACTGGGGATCAAGGACCTGTTGGAGACAAAGGGCCGACTGGAGACCAAGGAGACAAAGGACCACCTGGTGATCAAGGCGATAAAGGACCTACCGGAGATCAAGGTGATAAAGGCCCTCCTGGCGACCAAGGACCCTCTGGAGTCTAA